A single window of Lytechinus variegatus isolate NC3 chromosome 8, Lvar_3.0, whole genome shotgun sequence DNA harbors:
- the LOC121420781 gene encoding cell adhesion molecule 2-like has translation MAYHIWCMFALLVFGKGSPSTMSTATISFQRRQFLPVKGEDFTMKCTYFPPSNDRTVKWKHEETRIASEWCTTASECTPNISNPTKYKLLGDDRSTSLTIINLNTGDSGRYTCNVFNLHGERSTTEILKVLTPVPPSRVFMSNAHSGRQYLNNANISITAGESLSITCGANRARPPAVLQWLVPEDVTVVHQDQSDVIQDGSYISRKALTITPTRDDHGKILSCIASHPEIQRSLRSSVLLNVHVPPSSVLLFLTGGNQSQSTVLYVQEGSPTSITCKSIGSFPATELSLWLVGDFGRTPIHGNVSSNRSVLDDTLFDTESTITIRPDATSHGMHIACSSNMDDAYFFNILAIRLIVNMSI, from the exons ATGGCGTACCATATTTGGTGCATGTTTGCTCTTCTTGTGTTTGGCAAAG GCTCCCCCTCTACCATGTCTACAGCCACGATATCTTTTCAACGAAGGCAGTTCCTACCTGTCAAAGGAGAAGATTTTACGATGAAGTGCACCTATTTCCCTCCTTCGAATGATCGCACTGTCAAGTGGAAACACGAAGAAACGCGAATTGCGTCTGAGTGGTGCACAACTGCGAGTGAATGTACACCCAATATTTCAAATCCTACAAAGTACAAGTTATTGGGAGATGACCGCAGCACATCGCTTACGATAATCAATTTGAACACTGGTGACAGTGGGAGATACACATGCAATGTATTTAACCTACATGGAGAACGTTCAACGACTGAAATACTGAAAGTACTAACTCCAG TTCCACCCTCACGGGTTTTCATGTCTAACGCCCACTCGGGCCGGCAATACTTGAACAACGCCAATATAAGTATAACTGCTGGAGAGTCATTAAGCATCACCTGTGGAGCAAATAGGGCAAGGCCTCCCGCAGTACTGCAATGGCTAGTACCAGAGGACGTGACCGTTGTTCATCAGGATCAATCTGATGTCATTCAAGACGGATCTTACATCTCCAGGAAAGCCTTGACGATCACACCCACCAGAGATGACCACGGAAAGATTCTCAGCTGCATCGCATCACACCCGGAAATACAAAGGAGTCTTAGATCCTCAGTTCTTCTGAATGTTCATG TTCCTCCTTCCAGTGTGCTGCTCTTTCTAACTGGAGGTAACCAGTCCCAATCAACAGTCCTATACGTTCAAGAAGGTTCACCGACTTCAATCACTTGTAAAAGTATTGGGTCATTCCCAGCAACTGAACTATCATTGTGGTTAGTTGGTGACTTTGGCAGGACTCCGATCCATGGAAATGTATCAAGTAATAGGAGCGTTTTAGACGACACTTTGTTTGACACTGAAAGTACCATTACCATTAGACCAGATGCCACGAGCCATGGAATGCACATTGCATGTTCATCGAATATGGACgacgcttatttttttaatatactggcAATTAGACTAATTGTTAATATGTCTATATGA
- the LOC121420819 gene encoding uncharacterized protein LOC121420819 has protein sequence MSVLDDILFDTEITIAIRPDAANHGMNIVCSSYMEDAFFLKILTARLVVYGLPVDVRISFPGDMFEGAETNITCRALNGYPAPLIHWYIGSRNLTDNSSLETSLIAADRYDAESTLTFIPTRFDHRKRLLCQAVQPNTTSTAVSKNNSTVLNISSQHRGAMSVMKQ, from the exons ATGAGTGTTTTAGACGACATTTTGTTTGACACTGAAATTACCATAGCCATAAGACCAGATGCCGCGAACCATGGAATGAACATTGTATGTTCTTCGTATATGGAAGACgccttctttttaaaaatactgacAGCTAGACTAGTTGTTTACG GGTTACCGGTCGATGTCAGAATATCTTTCCCAGGTGACATGTTTGAAGGTGCAGAGACCAACATAACCTGTAGAGCTCTTAATGGATACCCAGCTCCTCTCATCCACTGGTACATTGGATCAAGAAACCTGACAGataattcatcacttgagacgTCATTGATTGCAGCTGATCGATATGATGCTGAAAGCACTCTCACTTTCATACCGACGAGGTTTGATCATAGGAAACGTCTTCTCTGTCAGGCAGTTCAACCTAATACAACATCTACTGCGGTGTCCAAGAATAACAGCACGGTTCTGAACATATCAAGTCAGCACAGAGGGGCGATGTCAGTAATGAAACAATAA
- the LOC121419589 gene encoding uncharacterized protein LOC121419589 — MTVRILSSYLEMASYLHFCFIILLCGKDSPSATTISFQLETLPVIGEDFTIECSYSPSFYPRSVQWRHEDIQVASESCTSTSSCTTTIPNPTKYKLMGNDHSTSLTIINLTAGDNGRYACDFINKSGIWSADETIQVLNPVPPSRVFVSDTQSVWQYSNNANIRVTSGEQYNIICGANRARPAVVLEWLIPEDVTVVHQDQSDDIRDGSYISRKSLTVTPSREDHGKILICIASHPELQKNSRLSISLNVHGISADQCAALSNWR, encoded by the exons ATGACCGTGAGAATTCTATCATCGTATCTGGAAATGGCATCTTATTTGCACTTCTGCTTCATCATTCTCTTGTGCGGAAAAG ACTCTCCTTCGGCAACTACGATTTCTTTTCAACTAGAGACCCTACCAGTCATCGGAGAAGATTTTACAATTGAATGCAGTTACTCACCTTCTTTCTATCCTCGCTCTGTACAGTGGAGACATGAGGACATCCAGGTTGCTTCTGAATCGTGTACTTCTACGAGTAGCTGTACAACTACAATTCCTAATCCAACAAAGTACAAGTTAATGGGAAATGACCACAGCACATCGCTTACAATAATCAATTTGACAGCTGGTGACAATGGGAGATACGCATGCGATTTTATAAACAAAAGTGGAATATGGTCGGCTGATGAGACAATACAAGTACTAAATCCAG TTCCACCATCAAGGGTCTTTGTGTCTGATACGCAATCGGTCTGGCAATACTCGAACAACGCTAATATAAGAGTAACTTCTGGAGAGCAGTACAACATCATCTGTGGTGCAAATAGGGCAAGGCCTGCTGTAGTACTGGAATGGCTAATACCAGAGGACGTGACCGTTGTTCATCAGGATCAGTCTGATGACATTCGAGACGGGTCTTACATCTCCCGGAAATCTTTGACAGTTACACCCTCCAGAGAAGATCATGGAAAGATTCTTATCTGCATTGCATCACACCCAGAACTACAGAAAAATAGTAGACTCTCCATTAGTCTGAATGTTCATGGTAT TTCTGCCGACCAGTGTGCTGCTCTTTCTAACTGGAGGTAA